The following coding sequences are from one Nilaparvata lugens isolate BPH chromosome 6, ASM1435652v1, whole genome shotgun sequence window:
- the LOC120351768 gene encoding uncharacterized protein LOC120351768, whose translation MKSHQLQPKPAYDPEKSDLVSGEEFAVKCQVFQPFHYKRNIHKSGKRPVFQSEIEILGSNTLLHLRNMISCSEDFISTDGDVSENPNAQPSPSTLKTESRWICKPTQSQCTVVRRLLQKLLLYWRQKSWVI comes from the exons ATGAAATCTCACCAACTACAACCAAAACCC GCATATGATCCAGAAAAATCTGATTTGGTGAGTGGAGAAGAATTCGCTGTAAAATGTCAAGTGTTCCAGCCATTCCATTACAAACGAAACATTCACAAATCTGGCAAACGACCAGTATTTCAAAGTGAGATAGAGATTTTGGGCAGTAATACACTTCTGCACCTACGTAACATGATCTCTTGCAGCGAGGATTTTATCAGCACGGATGGTGATGTCAGTGAAAATCCTAACGCTCAACCCTCACCATCAACTCTCAAG ACGGAAAGTCGTTGGATATGCAAGCCTACCCAGTCACAATGCACTGTTGTGCGAAGATTGCTTCAAAAGCTACTGTTATATTGGCGACAAAAAAGTTGGGTCATTTGA